The Faecalibacter bovis genome includes the window GTGGACTGAAAAAATATATGCCAATCACTCACATTACCATGTTAGTTGGATGTTTAGCGATTGCAGGTATTCCAGGTTTATCAGGATTCTTCTCAAAGGACGAAATGTTATTAGGAATGTTTATTTCTAACCCTGTGATTTACGGTTTAGGATTTATCGTTTCTGTAATGACAGCATTCTATATGTTCCGTTTATATGCAATGACTTTCTTAGGTGAGTTAAGAAACAAAGAAGCTCATCCATACGAAAGTCCAGCTCCAATGACGATTCCATTAATCATCTTAGCAGTTTTATCTGTTGTTGCTGGTTACATCGGAATTCCAGCATTGTTCATGCAAGACGGACACAAATTACAAACCTTCTTAAGTGGGGTAGTAAATGTTGGGGAAGCGCATCATGTAGCAAATTCAACAGAATGGATCATGATGATTGCATTATTTGTATGTGTTATCGCAGCAATTTTAGTTGCCGTGAAAAAATTCAGCAGCAATGTTGAGGAAGGTGAAGCGACAGGTTTGGCGAAATTCTTTGCGAACAAATGGTATATCGATGAGGTATACGATGGCGCAATTGTAAAGCCAATCACTGAAATCGGTGATGTTTTAAAGAAATATGTAGAGAAAGCAGGATTAGTTGCTTTAGTAGGTGGAGTTGGAACTTTTTCAGCTCGTGCTTCGCAACGTGTTCGTGCGCTACAAAACGGAAATGTAGGTTTCTATATCTTAATGATTATCGTTGGTGTAACATTAGGTATCGGAATATTTTTCATTGATTATTTTATAAAATAGACAGAAATGCTTTTACCTTTATTTATCATATTCCCATTCATCGTAGGTGTTTTTATGCTCCTTATGAATGGACAAAAACCACAAAAGTGGTTAGGAGCATTAGTGAGCGGTGCATTGGTAGCTTTATTCTTTTACTTGTCTTGTAACGGAAAAGAAATGGCGTATCAAGCCGACTGGTTTTCGTTTAATAATGTAAAAACATACATCGCCTTAGACGGAACAGGTTTAGGTGGTTTGATGTTGTTATTATCGAATCTGGTTTATGCTGCTTTATTCATTTACATTGGTTCATCAGATCAAAAATATTCTAACAGTTTTTACGGATTATTATTAATCGCATTAGCTGGATTGAACGGTGTATTCTTAGCAAACGATTTAATTTTATTCTATTTCTTTTGGGAAATCGTCTTGATTCCTATCTATTTCTTAATCGGAATTTGGGGGAAAGGTGCAGATAAGATTAAAGCGAATATGACTTTCTTCCTTTACACAGTTTTAGGATCGATGTTTATGTTAGCGGGAATCATCTATATCGGATTTAACTTGAAACCAGTTTCATTTTTAATTACAGATGTACAGCAAGTAACAACGCCATATTTCTCAACGAATACATTCTTAGCGTTATTATTCTTGATTGCTTTTGTAATTAAAATTCCAATTTTCCCATTCCACACGTGGCAACCAACAGCGTACAAAACTTCGCCAACTCCGGTTACAGTTGTTTTAAGTGCATTGATGGCAAAAATGGGATTATTTGCAGTGGTTCATTGGTTTTTAGGATTATTTCCTTCAATTTCTGAGCTTTTTGATTACTTCTTATATGTAGCAATTTTCGGTTTAATCTATGCTTCTTTAATTGCTTTAAGTACAAAAAACATCAAGAAGATTATTGCGTATAGTTCGATTGCGCATTTAGCGTTAATTTTTGTGGCTTTATTTACAAGAAACGAAATCGGAACGCAAGGTGCTTACTTCCAAATGTTCTCTCACGGTTTAGTGGTTTTAGGGCTTTGGTTAATTGTTGATGTGTTAGAGCGTCAATACAACGTAAAAGACATCAATTCGATCAAAGGCTTAGCTACAGCCAATCCAACATTAGCAATTCTGTTGATGATTTTTGGTTTAGCAAATGTGGCTTTACCGTTAACAAGTTCGTTTATTGGTGAGTTTATGATGTTGAATGCTTTATTTAGTTACAATAAAATCTTAGCAGTATTTGCGTGTTTAGGAGTTATCCTTTCAGCGGTTTATACGCTTCGATTAGCCGGAGCAATCTTATTCGGTGAAGTAAAGAATATCGACTTGAACGACCGTACAAAAGATACGTCTGGAGTAATCTTGGTTTTAGCTGTTGTAGCTATTATCGTGATTTTCTTAGGAATTTATCCAACGCCAATCTTTGAAATTATCGCACGTTAAACATTTTTGAATTAAACAGTATGAATACGATTATAATCTCAGCACTT containing:
- a CDS encoding complex I subunit 4 family protein, coding for MLLPLFIIFPFIVGVFMLLMNGQKPQKWLGALVSGALVALFFYLSCNGKEMAYQADWFSFNNVKTYIALDGTGLGGLMLLLSNLVYAALFIYIGSSDQKYSNSFYGLLLIALAGLNGVFLANDLILFYFFWEIVLIPIYFLIGIWGKGADKIKANMTFFLYTVLGSMFMLAGIIYIGFNLKPVSFLITDVQQVTTPYFSTNTFLALLFLIAFVIKIPIFPFHTWQPTAYKTSPTPVTVVLSALMAKMGLFAVVHWFLGLFPSISELFDYFLYVAIFGLIYASLIALSTKNIKKIIAYSSIAHLALIFVALFTRNEIGTQGAYFQMFSHGLVVLGLWLIVDVLERQYNVKDINSIKGLATANPTLAILLMIFGLANVALPLTSSFIGEFMMLNALFSYNKILAVFACLGVILSAVYTLRLAGAILFGEVKNIDLNDRTKDTSGVILVLAVVAIIVIFLGIYPTPIFEIIAR